In Spirosoma pollinicola, the genomic window CATCAACGGTTTACGCAACACCGACGAGCAGGATTATCTTCCCCAAATTATTACGGTAGTGGGTTGTGGCGGCAACCGCGATGCGACAAAACGCCCGATTATGGCCGATATAGCGTGCCGCCTAAGCAACCGCGTTATTCTTACCTCCGACAATCCACGCCACGAAGACCCAATGGCGATTCTGGAACAGATGCAGGCGGGTGTTTCGCCGGTAGATTTCAAAAAGACGATCACGATTGAAGACCGCCACGAAGCTATACGCCGGGCCGTTGCGCTGGCTCGTCCGCACGATATTATTCTGGTAGCGGGAAAAGGCCACGAGACCTATCAGGAGATAAAAGGTATCAAATACGACTTCGACGACCGGGTCGTGCTGCGCGAAGCTTTCGCAGAACGTTGAAATCTGTAACTTTGACCTGACTTAAAGAGCGAAAGAATAAAAGAGCGAGAGAGCGAAAGAGTGAAAGAGCGATAATAAACGCCATTTCCTTACGCTCTTTCACCGCTATGGCGGACCACTCTTTCACTGTTTCACTCTTTCACTCTTTCACTCTTTAAAAATGCTCTATTACCTCTTCCAGTTTCTTGACGAACGCTACAACTTTCCCGGCGCGGGTGTTTTTCAATATATTTCGTTCCGTGCGCTTGGTGCCGTTATTACCTCCCTGCTAATCGCGGCCATATTTGGTCGGCGAATTATCGACACGCTGCGTAACCTTCAAATTGGCGAGTCCATCCGCGATTTGGGGCTTGAAGGTCAGATGCAGAAACGAGGTACACCAACGATGGGCGGCTTTATTATTCTGGCATCGCTATTGATTCCGGCCCTGCTGTTTGCTAAACTGTCGAACGTATATGTTGTGCTTGCGCTGGTGTCAACCGTCTGGACGGGATTAATTGGTTTCCTGGACGATTACATTAAGGTTTTCAAAAAGAATAAAGAAGGGCTGGAAGGTAAATTCAAAGTAGTCGGTCAGGTCGGCCTGGGGTTGATTGTTGGGTTGACATTATCGTTTAATGATTACGTTAAAATCCGAAAATATGCTCCCCGGCTACTGAACACCTCGAATGTGCCGGACATCTATACCGATATTAAATCTACACTGACAACCGTACCGTTTGTTAAGAATAACGAGTTTGATTACAGCTCACTATTGTTTGGCTTTGTGCCAGACAGTTATACCTGGATCATTTACGTAATTATCTGCATATTCATTATTACCGCAGTATCGAACGGAGCCAATATCACCGACGGTATTGATGGTCTGGCAGCGGGGACATCGGTTATTATCGGACTTACAATTGGCGTGTTAGCTTACCTGTCTGGTAACAAGGTCTTTTCGCAATATCTCAACATCATGTACATTCCTAACGCCGGGGAGTTAGTAATTTTCTGTGCGGCTTTTGTAGGGGCGTGCGTTGGCTTTCTATGGTACAACTCGTACCCTGCTCAGGTATTTATGGGCGATACGGGTAGTTTGATGCTGGGTGGTGTCATCGCTGTATTGTTTCTGGCCATTCGAAAGGAGTTGATGATTCCTATTATTTGCGGTATTTTCCTGGTCGAGCTGGTATCGGTCATTATGCAAGTCAGCTACTTCAAGTACACCAAGCGAAAGTATGGCGAAGGCAGGCGAATCTTCCTGATGTCTCCGCTACACCACCATTTTCAGAAGAAAGGCTACCACGAAGCCAAGCTGGTAACGCGCTTCTGGATTGTCGGTATTATGCTGGCTG contains:
- the mraY gene encoding phospho-N-acetylmuramoyl-pentapeptide-transferase encodes the protein MLYYLFQFLDERYNFPGAGVFQYISFRALGAVITSLLIAAIFGRRIIDTLRNLQIGESIRDLGLEGQMQKRGTPTMGGFIILASLLIPALLFAKLSNVYVVLALVSTVWTGLIGFLDDYIKVFKKNKEGLEGKFKVVGQVGLGLIVGLTLSFNDYVKIRKYAPRLLNTSNVPDIYTDIKSTLTTVPFVKNNEFDYSSLLFGFVPDSYTWIIYVIICIFIITAVSNGANITDGIDGLAAGTSVIIGLTIGVLAYLSGNKVFSQYLNIMYIPNAGELVIFCAAFVGACVGFLWYNSYPAQVFMGDTGSLMLGGVIAVLFLAIRKELMIPIICGIFLVELVSVIMQVSYFKYTKRKYGEGRRIFLMSPLHHHFQKKGYHEAKLVTRFWIVGIMLAVLALVTLKLR